A portion of the Gossypium arboreum isolate Shixiya-1 chromosome 8, ASM2569848v2, whole genome shotgun sequence genome contains these proteins:
- the LOC108467685 gene encoding 2-oxoglutarate-Fe(II) type oxidoreductase hxnY-like isoform X3 has translation MPDALQFPIIDLSSPDRFSIANLIRQMKLVTKNHRGYTALHAEKLDTTLTTRGDSKESFYIGPLTDDLNQWPLEEDLPSWRCTMETYHQKLLSSVTKLLSLIALSLKLEEDFFEKVGALIEPLAFIRLLHYPGDLNSSSEEIFGASAHSDYGMVTLLVTDGVPGLQICREKSKQPRVWEDVPSMSGAFIVNIGDMMEGWTNGLFRSTLHRVLQPRQDRYSVAFFTNPSKDCIVECLESCCTESCPPRFPPIKAIDYLEERVRLTYGL, from the exons atgccTGACGCTCTTCAATTTCCCATCATTGACTTGTCATCCCCAGATCGCTTCTCAATCGCCAACTTGATCCGTCAG ATGAAGTTGGTGACAAAGAATCACAGAGGTTATACGGCACTTCATGCTGAAAAGCTTGATACTACTTTAACTACCAGAG GTGACTCTAAAGAAAGTTTCTATATCGGTCCACTAACTGATGACCTCAATCAATGGCCTTTAGAAG AAGATCTGCCATCGTGGAGATGCACAATGGAGACTTATCACCAAAAGCTGCT GTCTTCTGTGACGAAATTACTTTCTTTAATAGCCCTGTCCCTAAAATTAGAAGAAGATTTCTTTGAAAAAGTGGGTGCCCTTATTGAACCATTGGCATTTATTCGTTTATTACATTATCCAG GAGACTTGAACTCTTCAAGTGAAGAAATATTTGGTGCTTCTGCTCATTCAGATTATGGAATGGTCACTCTTCTGGTCACAGATGGTGTTCCAGGGCTTCAG ATTTGCAGGGAGAAATCCAAGCAACCACGAGTTTGGGAGGATGTACCAAGCATGAGTGG GGCATTCATTGTTAACATCGGTGACATGATGGAGGGGTGGACCAATGGTTTGTTTAG GTCGACACTGCATAGAGTGCTTCAACCTAGACAAGACCGCTACTCT GTTGCATTCTTTACAAATCCTAGCAAAGACTGTATTGTGGAATGTTTGGAAAGCTGTTGCACCGAGTCTTGTCCACCAAG ATTCCCACCCATAAAAGCCATAGACTACCTGGAAGAGCGTGTTAGGCTTACATATGGCTTGTAG
- the LOC108467685 gene encoding 2-oxoglutarate-Fe(II) type oxidoreductase hxnY-like isoform X2 has translation MPDALQFPIIDLSSPDRFSIANLIRQSSNFFSLPIEEKMKLVTKNHRGYTALHAEKLDTTLTTRGDSKESFYIGPLTDDLNQWPLEEDLPSWRCTMETYHQKLLSSVTKLLSLIALSLKLEEDFFEKVGALIEPLAFIRLLHYPGDLNSSSEEIFGASAHSDYGMVTLLVTDGVPGLQICREKSKQPRVWEDVPSMSGAFIVNIGDMMEGWTNGLFRSTLHRVLQPRQDRYSVAFFTNPSKDCIVECLESCCTESCPPRFPPIKAIDYLEERVRLTYGL, from the exons atgccTGACGCTCTTCAATTTCCCATCATTGACTTGTCATCCCCAGATCGCTTCTCAATCGCCAACTTGATCCGTCAG AGTAGTAACTTCTTTTCACTCCCCATTGAAGAGAAGATGAAGTTGGTGACAAAGAATCACAGAGGTTATACGGCACTTCATGCTGAAAAGCTTGATACTACTTTAACTACCAGAG GTGACTCTAAAGAAAGTTTCTATATCGGTCCACTAACTGATGACCTCAATCAATGGCCTTTAGAAG AAGATCTGCCATCGTGGAGATGCACAATGGAGACTTATCACCAAAAGCTGCT GTCTTCTGTGACGAAATTACTTTCTTTAATAGCCCTGTCCCTAAAATTAGAAGAAGATTTCTTTGAAAAAGTGGGTGCCCTTATTGAACCATTGGCATTTATTCGTTTATTACATTATCCAG GAGACTTGAACTCTTCAAGTGAAGAAATATTTGGTGCTTCTGCTCATTCAGATTATGGAATGGTCACTCTTCTGGTCACAGATGGTGTTCCAGGGCTTCAG ATTTGCAGGGAGAAATCCAAGCAACCACGAGTTTGGGAGGATGTACCAAGCATGAGTGG GGCATTCATTGTTAACATCGGTGACATGATGGAGGGGTGGACCAATGGTTTGTTTAG GTCGACACTGCATAGAGTGCTTCAACCTAGACAAGACCGCTACTCT GTTGCATTCTTTACAAATCCTAGCAAAGACTGTATTGTGGAATGTTTGGAAAGCTGTTGCACCGAGTCTTGTCCACCAAG ATTCCCACCCATAAAAGCCATAGACTACCTGGAAGAGCGTGTTAGGCTTACATATGGCTTGTAG
- the LOC108467685 gene encoding 2-oxoglutarate-Fe(II) type oxidoreductase hxnY-like isoform X1: MPDALQFPIIDLSSPDRFSIANLIRQRCVDHGFFYLVNHGVDEELISKVFEQSSNFFSLPIEEKMKLVTKNHRGYTALHAEKLDTTLTTRGDSKESFYIGPLTDDLNQWPLEEDLPSWRCTMETYHQKLLSSVTKLLSLIALSLKLEEDFFEKVGALIEPLAFIRLLHYPGDLNSSSEEIFGASAHSDYGMVTLLVTDGVPGLQICREKSKQPRVWEDVPSMSGAFIVNIGDMMEGWTNGLFRSTLHRVLQPRQDRYSVAFFTNPSKDCIVECLESCCTESCPPRFPPIKAIDYLEERVRLTYGL; this comes from the exons atgccTGACGCTCTTCAATTTCCCATCATTGACTTGTCATCCCCAGATCGCTTCTCAATCGCCAACTTGATCCGTCAG CGATGCGTTGACCACGGTTTCTTTTACCTTGTAAATCATGGGGTTGATGAAGAATTGATTAGCAAAGTTTTTGAGCAGAGTAGTAACTTCTTTTCACTCCCCATTGAAGAGAAGATGAAGTTGGTGACAAAGAATCACAGAGGTTATACGGCACTTCATGCTGAAAAGCTTGATACTACTTTAACTACCAGAG GTGACTCTAAAGAAAGTTTCTATATCGGTCCACTAACTGATGACCTCAATCAATGGCCTTTAGAAG AAGATCTGCCATCGTGGAGATGCACAATGGAGACTTATCACCAAAAGCTGCT GTCTTCTGTGACGAAATTACTTTCTTTAATAGCCCTGTCCCTAAAATTAGAAGAAGATTTCTTTGAAAAAGTGGGTGCCCTTATTGAACCATTGGCATTTATTCGTTTATTACATTATCCAG GAGACTTGAACTCTTCAAGTGAAGAAATATTTGGTGCTTCTGCTCATTCAGATTATGGAATGGTCACTCTTCTGGTCACAGATGGTGTTCCAGGGCTTCAG ATTTGCAGGGAGAAATCCAAGCAACCACGAGTTTGGGAGGATGTACCAAGCATGAGTGG GGCATTCATTGTTAACATCGGTGACATGATGGAGGGGTGGACCAATGGTTTGTTTAG GTCGACACTGCATAGAGTGCTTCAACCTAGACAAGACCGCTACTCT GTTGCATTCTTTACAAATCCTAGCAAAGACTGTATTGTGGAATGTTTGGAAAGCTGTTGCACCGAGTCTTGTCCACCAAG ATTCCCACCCATAAAAGCCATAGACTACCTGGAAGAGCGTGTTAGGCTTACATATGGCTTGTAG
- the LOC108467685 gene encoding 2-oxoglutarate-Fe(II) type oxidoreductase hxnY-like isoform X4: MKLVTKNHRGYTALHAEKLDTTLTTRGDSKESFYIGPLTDDLNQWPLEEDLPSWRCTMETYHQKLLSSVTKLLSLIALSLKLEEDFFEKVGALIEPLAFIRLLHYPGDLNSSSEEIFGASAHSDYGMVTLLVTDGVPGLQICREKSKQPRVWEDVPSMSGAFIVNIGDMMEGWTNGLFRSTLHRVLQPRQDRYSVAFFTNPSKDCIVECLESCCTESCPPRFPPIKAIDYLEERVRLTYGL, from the exons ATGAAGTTGGTGACAAAGAATCACAGAGGTTATACGGCACTTCATGCTGAAAAGCTTGATACTACTTTAACTACCAGAG GTGACTCTAAAGAAAGTTTCTATATCGGTCCACTAACTGATGACCTCAATCAATGGCCTTTAGAAG AAGATCTGCCATCGTGGAGATGCACAATGGAGACTTATCACCAAAAGCTGCT GTCTTCTGTGACGAAATTACTTTCTTTAATAGCCCTGTCCCTAAAATTAGAAGAAGATTTCTTTGAAAAAGTGGGTGCCCTTATTGAACCATTGGCATTTATTCGTTTATTACATTATCCAG GAGACTTGAACTCTTCAAGTGAAGAAATATTTGGTGCTTCTGCTCATTCAGATTATGGAATGGTCACTCTTCTGGTCACAGATGGTGTTCCAGGGCTTCAG ATTTGCAGGGAGAAATCCAAGCAACCACGAGTTTGGGAGGATGTACCAAGCATGAGTGG GGCATTCATTGTTAACATCGGTGACATGATGGAGGGGTGGACCAATGGTTTGTTTAG GTCGACACTGCATAGAGTGCTTCAACCTAGACAAGACCGCTACTCT GTTGCATTCTTTACAAATCCTAGCAAAGACTGTATTGTGGAATGTTTGGAAAGCTGTTGCACCGAGTCTTGTCCACCAAG ATTCCCACCCATAAAAGCCATAGACTACCTGGAAGAGCGTGTTAGGCTTACATATGGCTTGTAG